The nucleotide window CCCTCTCGGAATGTACGTTTCCTCATTGTACGCCCGTTAGCAAGCCGACCGACTGTACAAAGTTATGCGCTTCCCTCCACGAGCGGATATTGTGGACGCAGCAATCTTGGGCGGTCGCCGAAATCGATCATGGTCCTGAAGCCTGGATGTCCCGGCTGCCAGTGCGCGCCCGCCTATGCTCACAAGGGTGTTACATGCTTTGTCCGGACTGTTGCGCAGGCTGATAGAAATCGTATGGAGATGTAAAACTGACCAAGTTACTGTCGACAGTCAACCAATTATCCTCGGGTGCTACACGATCCTGTTTGGTGTTGGTAGGTGGTCGCATACGTCGACAGAAACATTCAAATGGTTTCCGAAACGCTGACGCTGTTCTTCACAGCCACCGGTCTCCTGGAGTTCCAGATCCCTCACCAAGTCTACCGCTATGCGTCGTTCATGTTCTCGTTTCTTGGTCGTGGTGTTTGTACGTTATTGTTGCCCCACCCCCCCTCTGCTGCTATTGCTGAGTTATTGTGACTAATCGTCGGTCTACTCTTTGTACAGTTTACATCTTCGTCGGCTGCATCATTCCCCATGGACACTGGGCTACAATCATTATCGGCTCGATCATCTTCCTTGTCGGAGTCGCCTATGTCGCTCTCGAATTTGTGCCCTCTATTGAGCCCCCTCCAAACATGCGCGAGGTGGATGCGGGCTGGGGCGCTGAGCAGGTGTAGTTTGTGATACACGTCACTATTTGGGAAGTAATGCCCTGCCGAGAATTGGTTATGTAAGCATGAAAAGGGCTCTGTGGCCGCCGACAATGTCATGTCGACCCATACCAAGATGAGACGTTTGGGGTGTGAGAGTAGCGGGAGGATGGTCTGTTTGACAGCTACTCAGGAGCGCTGCTGGTGATCAACTGGTGTCAGAATGTTGAGGAATATGTTGCGCCAGCTGAATGCAGCACAAGTCAAGGGGTACGTAGTTACTTTCAGTAGATAACATCAAGGATGTGTAAGAAGATCAACGATTTAGCTTATACTTTAGTTTGAGGGCAGCAATGGTGCAGCCAAGTCAACATTTTGGATAGGACTGGCCTGCAGTCTTCTGGCATCCATAGACAAGCACTGTCCGTAAAGATGAAGTATCTTCCATTTATCGTTCGCGGTGGCAGTTTTCCACAATGGCAGATCATTAACTGGGTGAACGTGGTTGGAAATCCCCCCCTTTTTGGAGTTTGGGCAATTGTGGTTGTCCTAGCAACCATTTTGTTGTATCTAAAGCTGGAAGGGTTAGGGTATATGCAGGTAGGCGATAAGGTTCTTATCAATTTCAATCTTAAACAACTGCATTACAAAATTTTGAGCTTGACGGCCTGAATGACCTCAAAGTCAACCACATATCACCAAGTAAGGAGCCCTGTGAACACAATCATGTGTGGAATATGCGACTGACAAGTCGAATAAGGACCATTTTTATTGAGTCGTTCAAGTACCACATTCAAGATGGGCAAGAAAAGATCGAGAGAGGAAGCCCAGAAGGAGGTCGTCCAGAACGACCCCACAGTCGATAAGATGGATGAGGATAGTGACAGCTCAGACTCGGATGAGGTGAGTTACTTTCCCTTGGTGCACCAGGCTCGGTTGTTAAACCGACCACTTGCATCTTGGTCGAACCTCTCTTGGCCGGGAGTCGTAATACTAACATTGGTTGGAAACAAGGACATGGATATCATCAACGTCGACTTCGAGCTGTTCAATTACGACAAGGACATCGACTTCCACGGCGTCAAAACGCTTCTTCGTCAGCTCTTCGACGCTGACGCCCAGCTCTTCGACCTGTCCGGGCTCAGCGACATGATCATCGAGCAGAACACCATCGGCTCGACGTGTAAGGTGGACGACAAGGCCAACGACGCCTACGCCTTCCTGACCGTGCTCAACGCGTGGGAGCACCGCGAGAAGA belongs to Neurospora crassa OR74A linkage group IV, whole genome shotgun sequence and includes:
- a CDS encoding COPI-coated vesicle protein yields the protein MDLSDSFRFVNLAVAVLMILGGVSQFFPLGIQPIILGCYTILFGVATGLLEFQIPHQVYRYASFMFSFLGRGVFYIFVGCIIPHGHWATIIIGSIIFLVGVAYVALEFVPSIEPPPNMREVDAGWGAEQV